Proteins found in one Drosophila innubila isolate TH190305 chromosome X, UK_Dinn_1.0, whole genome shotgun sequence genomic segment:
- the LOC117789758 gene encoding zinc finger A20 and AN1 domain-containing stress-associated protein 9, with amino-acid sequence MENSNIRDFGNTKDDTIDTISNEATTSRTLKAKNGQTDVIPTGAAADCSSKLPEQQHQQIDEQIEGKDQPKTEGGPEASVAVAAPVSASAGNNDNGQETQELLLPPKQNRCDKCGKKFGLTGGFPCRCGGTYCAFHRYSDRHDCNFDYREMGASQIRRDNPLVVPEKLRKL; translated from the coding sequence ATGGAAAACAGTAACATACGCGACTTTGGTAATACGAAGGATGACACAATTGACACAATCTCGAATGAAGCCACCACATCGCGCACATTGAAGGCCAAAAATGGCCAAACGGATGTGATTCCTACTGGGGCAGCAGCAGATTGTAGTTCTAAATTGCCagaacaacagcatcagcaaatCGACGAACAGATAGAGGGCAAAGATCAACCAAAAACTGAAGGAGGGCCTGAAGCttctgttgccgttgctgctcCCGTTTCCGCTTCCGCTGGCAATAATGATAACGGGCAGGAGACTCAAGAGTTATTGTTGCCACCGAAACAGAATCGTTGCGACAAGTGTGGCAAGAAATTTGGTTTAACCGGCGGATTCCCCTGTCGCTGCGGTGGCACATATTGTGCCTTTCATCGTTATAGCGATCGCCATGATTGCAACTTCGATTATCGCGAGATGGGAGCAAGTCAAATACGTCGCGATAATCCATTAGTTGTACCAGAAAAGCTGCGCAAACTCTAA
- the LOC117790665 gene encoding uncharacterized protein LOC117790665, with translation MTIIRLQIVLTLLLALLSRCFLVALSLPTRSPQSLDILRARDACSASGKLDSDQRRALDRQEYENTLWVRRYIYCFWTQLQLWDDSGFNTNRILHTYGGRQRLNEEQALPAINGCNARARRDSKNALSWCYNAFICILRTPVGDWYRRYMLDVINGNA, from the exons ATGACTATAATACGACTGCAGATCGTATTAACACTACTT CTTGCGCTGTTGTCCCGCTGCTTTTTGGTGGCGCTGTCGCTGCCCACAAGGTCGCCACAGTCCCTGGACATACTTCGTGCCAGGGATGCATGTTCTGCCAGCGGTAAACTTGATTCAGATCAACGACGAGCTTTGGATAGACAGGAATATGAGAACACGTTGTGGGTACGTCGATACATTTACTGCTTCTGGACACAGCTGCAGCTGTGGGATGACTCGGGCTTCAATACCAATCGCATTCTTCACACTTACGGCGGAAGGCAGCGTTTGAATGAGGAGCAAGCTCTGCCAGCGATAAATGGCTGCAATGCGCGTGCTCGTAGAGATTCTAAAAATGCACTCAGTTGGTGCTACAATGCATTTATCTGCATACTACGAACTCCTGTGGGGGATTGGTATCGTCGCTACATGCTGGACGTAATCAATGGAAATGCCTAG
- the LOC117790678 gene encoding fl(2)d-associated complex component gives MEMEKKAKEQLRRYKKSRHAHSSSDSSSTDTDSGSSSYSSSDSERDHHGHAHPHQRSAERHHRKKKSSRRAGSSSGDERRKRDKRERERDRDRDRDHVQKKLVAKRNHIKRKLKEARLKKRAAAALSGHGHRALSPATQAKLKKLAERKHLRAASKEQREREREKLRSVHRERERERERDHHRLGSSRSPTGASSTTTTTKIRIHQDVVGKRQKSPGPAGSGSGSGLGPNSTPAARMHHQLMSREKIIIQTRTRGRTPSLERERERERERERIERERERERERVEREHERQRHEHKLQRHDDLSLRERERDRRERERERAEREAARDKERAEALARCQERQRERERLAREKMRRQEEDEGKKPYGAGGVRDLDMPMPYGSRERSLETVERAGRHVRDKRELEAYEREQEFIEAERHGLLDEMRRYGGQRRRELSPLAEHFPQRIRDLRDLYSEEERERAYKRAYLDARYSRDREAWLEARDMRDYRELDAEDVLYADERERMMRERERERERERERLPARGDYRAEWERDWDEDNGGNGGGGAGGGGGGGGGGGAGGNGTPGRASGFVGGPKRPKPPAQQTSQQQQHHSASEPDWDADEREECVGGGGAGGGGGVGNDVVKNEPAWLEHDQREKPRGWQQANNDWRDNDEPNFGRNNGAGTEGQPPHHAPSSSPHHHVHPRGERGGGRGFRRGGGGGGGGGGHGHEHGERGYRSHPPPLMTLPVQPPGGYHGGGGSSRGFPHKRLPYGGGGGGAFIKKHPHMPPTTAAGVGPGAAASTAQVAPHQQPKPSNAAAQASAVAAATTAVAAAKAAAQSAANAITNPGILAQVSKLPNIKQEDAAEDSAGTPELAATSVTAEPATDSNLPLESSLRQLKQEPKPNGELSEISDSDDDILNKTDKVKPKSELQLEGALAGNQEISTDALSNSEEITKSETQTIAQGPTQTATAGPAAGAQQASIKSEEVEEVLDFEEISDGELEEDARHKGIGDALGVDWQGLIAETRQQATDHAAQQGVDRNTSAKQRWQPHRVLLDMGISFDMAGTEYAHRIINDARQQLLLEKEQQQLIKTEPETGKTTPPAHDYRELLDTEHVEPLACVQMGLRSAAAERQRLVGNVCGPGSRALSARQDLRLRRQLCGLPARECDFPRNVPIVSEGLRSLAMHMFQRTLDVK, from the exons ATGGAGATGGAAAAGAAGGCCAAAGAGCAATTGCGTCGGTATAAGAAGTCGCGACATGCGCATTCCAGCAGCGACAGCTCCAGCACAGACACGGACAGTGGCAGCAGCTCGTACAGCAGCTCCGACAGCGAACGGGATCACCATGGACATGCCCACCCGCATCAGCGGTCCGCGGAGCGACATCATCGCAAGAAGAAGAGCTCGCGACGGGCGGGCAGCTCGTCGGGCGACGAGCGTCGCAAGCGTGACAAGCGGGAACGTGAACGGGATCGTGATCGGGACCGTGATCATGTGCAAAAGAAGCTAGTGGCGAAACGTAATCACATCAAACGCAAGCTGAAAGAGGCGCGGCTCAAGAAACGTGCCGCCGCCGCACTCAGCGGACATGGACATCGTGCTCTGTCTCCCGCCACGCAGGCGAAGCTGAAGAAGCTGGCGGAGCGCAAGCATTTGCGTGCCGCCAGCAAGGAGCAGCGGGAGAGGGAGCGGGAGAAGCTGCGTAGTGTGCACCGCGAGAGGGAGCGAGAGCGGGAACGGGATCATCATCGCTTGGGCAGCAGTCGGTCGCCAACAGGTGCCTCCAGCACCACGACGACAACCAAAATACGCATTCATCAGGATGTGGTGGGTAAGCGCCAAAAGAGTCCCGGTCCAGCCGGGTCAGGTTCCGGATCCGGTTTGGGACCCAACAGCACGCCCGCCGCTCGCATGCATCATCAGCTGATGTCGCGGGAGAAGATCATCATACAGACGAGAACGCGCGGACGCACTCCGTCATTGGAGCGTGAGCGCGAGAGGGAGCGGGAACGGGAGCGCATCGAGCGGGAGAGGGAGCGAGAAAGGGAGCGTGTGGAGCGAGAGCACGAACGGCAGCGACATGAGCACAAGCTCCAACGTCACGACGATCTCTCCCTGCGCGAACGGGAACGTGATCGTCGGGAAAGGGAACGAGAACGCGCCGAGCGGGAGGCAGCTCGGGACAAAGAACGCGCCGAAGCCTTAGCTCGCTGCCAGGAGCGACAGCGGGAACGCGAGCGTCTGGCCCGCGAGAAGATGCGACGCCAGGAGGAGGATGAGGGCAAAAAGCCATATGGAGCTGGTGGTGTGCGAGATCTGGACATGCCCATGCCCTATGGCAGTCGGGAGCGCTCCCTGGAGACCGTGGAGCGTGCCGGGCGTCATGTGCGCGACAAGCGGGAACTGGAGGCCTATGAACGCGAGCAGGAGTTCATTGAGGCCGAGCGCCATGGACTGCTGGACGAGATGCGTCGCTATGGCGGCCAACGAAGACGCGAGCTCAGTCCGCTTGCCGAGCACTTTCCACAGCGCATAAGAGATCTCCGGGATCTCTACTCGGAGGAGGAGCGTGAACG tgCCTACAAGCGTGCCTATTTGGATGCACGCTACTCGCGGGATCGGGAAGCTTGGCTGGAGGCGAGGGACATGCGGGATTATCGGGAACTGGATGCGGAGGATGTGCTCTATGCGGATGAGCGAGAGCGCATGATGCGCGAACgtgagcgagagagggagagggagcgAGAGAGATTGCCAGCTCGTGGAGATTATCGAGCCGAGTGGGAGCGCGACTGGGATGAGGATAACGGCGGCaacggaggaggaggagctggTGGAGGTGGCGGTGgaggtggcggtggtggtgctggtggtaaTGGCACGCCAGGACGTGCCAGCGGATTTGTTGGTGGTCCCAAGCGGCCAAAGCCGCCGGCACAGCAAActtcacagcagcagcagcatcattcGGCCTCGGAGCCGGATTGGGATGCGGATGAGCGTGAGGAGTGCGTCGGTGGTGGTGGAgctggcggtggcggtggtgttGGTAACGATGTGGTGAAGAACGAACCCGCCTGGCTGGAGCATGATCAGCGAGAGAAACCACGTGGTTGGCAGCAGGCGAACAACGATTGGCGCGACAATGATGAGCCCAATTTTGGACGCAACAATGGCGCTGGCACCGAGGGACAGCCGCCACATCATGCTCCCTCCTCATCGCCACATCATCATGTCCATCCACGTGGTGAGCGCGGTGGCGGACGTGGTTTTCGACGTGGTGGTGGTGGAGGTGGTGGCGGAGGCGGGCATGGTCATGAGCATGGCGAGCGTGGTTACAGATCGCATCCACCACCACTGATGACGCTGCCAGTGCAGCCACCAGGTGGCTATCatggtggtggtggcagcTCACGTGGATTTCCACACAAGCGTTTGCCTTACGGAGGCGGCGGCGGAGGCGCCTTCATCAAGAAACATCCACACATGCCGCCGACAACAGCAGCCGGAGTTGGACCCGGAGCAGCTGCATCCACAGCACAGGTGGCGCCACATCAGCAGCCCAAGCCGAGCAATGCGGCGGCTCAAGCGAGCGCTGTGGCCGCGGCCACCACAGCGGTGGCAGCTGCCAAGGCGGCGGCCCAAAGTGCTGCCAATGCCATCACCAATCCGGGCATCCTGGCCCAGGTGAGCAAGCTGCCCAACATTAAGCAGGAGGATGCAGCCGAGGATTCAGCAGGCACACCAGAGCTGGCAGCCACTTCCGTTACCGCTGAGCCGGCCACAGACTCAAATCTTCCACTGGAGTCATCACTGAGACAACTGAAGCAGGAACCGAAGCCCAACGGCGAGCTGAGCGAGATTAGCGACAGCGATGATGACATACTCAATAAGACGGACAAAGTGAAGCCCAAATCGGAGCTACAACTGGAGGGAGCACTAGCTGGCAATCAGGAGATCTCCACGGATGCCTTGTCCAACAGCGAGGAGATCACCAAAAGCGAGACGCAGACAATAGCCCAAGGTCCAACTCAAACTGCAACTGCTGGTCCAGCAGCGGGAGCACAGCAAGCGAGCATTAAGAGCGAGGAAGTTGAGGAAGTGCTGGACTTTGAGGAGATCTCCGATGGTGAACTGGAGGAGGATGCCAGGCACAAGG GCATTGGCGATGCTCTGGGCGTGGACTGGCAGGGATTGATAGCGGAGACGCGACAACAGGCAACGGATCATGCGGCACAACAGGGTGTGGATAGGAACACCTCGGCCAAGCAGCGTTGGCAGCCGCATCGTGTCCTGCTCGACATGGGCATCAGCTTTGATATGGCCGGCACGGAGTATGCCCATCGCATCATCAATGATGCAcgtcagcagctgctgctcgagaaggagcaacagcaactgatcAAAACGGAACCGGAAACGGGCAAAACAACGCCGCCAGCGCATGATTATCGGGAACTGCTGGACACGGAGCATGTGGAGCCGTTGGCCTGCGTCCAAATGGGATTGCGAAGCGCCGCCGCCGAGCGTCAACGTCTTGTGGGCAATGTGTGTGGTCCTGGAAGTCGTGCGCTCAGCGCTCGACAGGATTTGCGTTTACGTCGTCAGCTTTGTGGTCTGCCGGCGAGGGAATGCGACTTCCCCAGGAATGTGCCCATTGTCAGCGAGGGATTGAGATCGCTGGCCATGCACATGTTCCAGCGCACACTCGATGTCAAATGA